In Phycisphaerae bacterium RAS2, the DNA window GCATCGAGATTAATCAAGTAGGCATCGCCTCCAGTGATCCGGCGTATTCGCAAGGCGTGGTTGGAAGTATAGCCCAACTCTGGCCCGAAGATGTCGTCGCCGATTCGCCAAGCACGCGCGTCGTGTCGCTCGGGTCGAACAATGTGCCCACCGACCCGCAAGCGTCCTTTGAGTTTCCGTACGCCGACGTGAACACAGCGACGAGCGGCGCACAGACGCTCGTCATCGAATGCAAGAACATCCCGACCGGCCTCGACCCTATCGGCGTGCAGGCATGGAACGTGAAGGCGAGGATTGTGCCACGTTCAGGGACGGTTCAAAACATCACGGCTTCTTACGTCAGCGGCGACTACAGCCTTTCCACTTGGGAGGCGCAGGTGACGTTGCCGACGGGCTTTTCCGCCATCCAGGTCCGCGCCTCGATGCCGCCGCAATAGAGATCAACTTCCCCAATCGGACGTGGCTTTCCTGATGTCTTCTTGAAAAACGTTGAGAGTCCATATGGAACGTGTACTCCATCATCGGCTCCTCTTGGTCCTGGCAGCAGGCATGACCTGTGTACCCGCTCTCGCCCAGACGCAGACCGACGCGATCTCCCGGGAGTTCACCCTCTTTAACGACACCGAGCCGCCGCCGGAATTCAGCGATGCCATGAGCCGCGAGTTCACCGTGTACGTAGGCAACCAGCCGCTGCGCGAGCAGACGGACGCCGTTACGCGGGAGTTCACTGTGTTCAGTGATCCAATCGCGGGCCTGCCGCCCAACGACGCCATCTCGCGTGAGTTCACTGTGTATGTCGGCAATCAGCCCTTGCGCCCCCAAACGGACTGCATGACGCGGGAGTTCACAGTCTTTCTCGAAGCGCCCATGCCCGTTCCGACGGACGCGATCAGCCGCGAGTTCACGGTCTATTCCGGCAACCAGCCGTTTCGCGTGCAAATCGACTGCGTCTCCCGTGAATTCACGGCGACATCGCTTGTGATCAACCTGGGCGACATGAACTGCGACGGCGTAAACAACATAGCCGACATTGGCCCATTCGTCATCGCCCTGATCGACCCGTCAGGCTATTACCTCGGCTACCCCAGTTGCAACTTCTATTTCGGCGACATGAACGCGGATGAGTTTGTCAACGGTGAGGACATTCAGTTGTTTGTGGTGCGGCTCTTGACGCCGTGAGACCTAAAGCGGCACGACTCAACGCTCCAATTGGTATAATGCCGGGATCATGGACCTCGCCGAAATCGCTGCCGGGCCGGCAAACGCCTCCGCTGAAGGCGGGCCAAACCTTCCGGGCTATCGCTTGATCGAGCCGCTTTCAACAAGCGGGCAGGGGCGGGTGTTTCGGGCGATTCGACTTTCCGACGCTCGCAAGGTGGCCGTCAAGCTCATCCGATCCGACCGGCTCGCCGATTCTCAGGCGAGGGCGAGGTTTCAGCAGGAAGCCCGAACGCTAGCGATGCTGGAACATCCCAGCATCGTGCAGGTCATTGAGCAAGGCGAAATCGACGATGGACAACCTTGGTTTGCAACCGAATACATCTCGGGGCTGCCGCTCAATGAATACGTCAACAAACTCGATGGGCGGGCAATCGACGCCAACGGCAGCCGTTCTCCTGGGCCGTTCCCTCTTCACGAGGTACTCGCACTCTTCGTGCAAGTCTGCGACGCGGTTCAGGCGGCGCACAACGTCGGCGTGCTCCACCGTGATCTCAAGCCCTCGAACATTCTGGTGGACGACGAGGGACAGCCGCATGTGCTGGACTTCGGACTCGCCAAATCACCGGACGTGACAGACCCGGCGCTCGTGACACTCACGGGCCAGTTCCTCGGCTCGCCCGCCTGGTGTTCGCCGGAGCAGATCGAGGCCCGGCCGTCGGCCATCGACGTACGAAGCGACGTGTATTCGCTGGGCGTCATCCTCTACAACCTGCTGACCGGCGAGTTCCCCTACCCTGTCGATCGGCCCCTGGCCGAACTCTTCGACGCCATCCGCCACGCCGAGCCGACGCGACCGTCGGCCCACACGGCGTTCATCGACGACGACCTGGATACGATCCTCCTCAAGGCCATCGCAAAGGAGAAGGAGCGGCGTTACCAATCCGCCGGTGATCTCCGCGACGAGGCGCAACACTACCTTCGCGGCGAGCCGATCCGAGCCAAGGGCGACGGCTGGGCATACGTCACGACGAAGCTCCTGCGTCGGCACCCGGTGCTGACGGGCATCTCCGCAGCCGTTTTCATCCTGAGCCTTGCCTACTGCACTGCGATGACGGTTCTATGCCGCCGGGCGGTCTCGGCCGAGACGCAGGCAAAGGCGAGCGCGGCTGACGCGAGACAAAAGTTTCGCATGGCCCAACAGACTGCCGAGGCCATGCTCTCGCAAGTCGATGAAGTGCTGAAAAAGACGGCCGGTATGGGCCAAGTTCGGCAAAGACTCCTAGCGCAGCTTTCGAGCCAGTTTGAAGTCCTGACTCAGGAACAAAGCGACGACCCGGTCTTGCAAAGCGATCTTGCGATGGCTCACACAAAGCTCGCAGACGTTTATCAGAGCATTGACGAAATCCAACGTGCGGCCGTGCATGCGGAAGCGGCGCTGACCATCCGGCAGCGGCTTGTGGCTGCTTTTCCGGATGACAACGATGCCCATGCCGCGCACTCGATCGCAATAGTGCGAGTCGGCGACATCGTCCGAGAGAACGGAGAGGCGAAGCGCGGCCGGAAGCTTTACGAGCACGCCCTACGGATCGACGAGGCACTCGTCGCCAAGCGCCCCGAGAATCTCAACTTCCTAGACAACCTATCGTGGAGCTATGCCCGGCTGGCGCATCTTGCCGTGAATCGAGGGGATGATGCGGAAGCGGCGCGATTGTTCAAAGAGCGGTCGCTCATTGCCGACCGACTTGTTGTAGCGGAGCCGAACAGCCCTGCGCGCCTCATGACTCTCCTTGACAGCTACGTACAGACCTCGGCCTTGGAGCCAAGCGGCGATACTCTGGGCGGTCCGTTCGGCCTAGAACGGGCGCGACGTGCGGCCGAACTAGCCGATCGGCTCATGGCGATTGATCCGGAGAATTTGGAATACATCCGGCACTACATTACTAGTCGGACGTACCTCTCGACCGCCTTAACCTTGAAGCATCAGGATGATGAAGCCGATGCGAATGCGATAGAAGCGCTCGATGCTGCGCGACGAATGGTGCGGAAGGAACCCAATGCGGTGATGCCCCGCGTACTGCTTTCCAACTGCCTCAGTCCGCACTGCGATCGGGCCAGGCGTCGCCGTAATTGGTCCTTGGTTTCGGAGATCGGTCGAGAAATCCTCGAATCAAACCAGAAGTTGGTCGAAATCAAGCACGGCGCCGTCGAAAACCGGCACCATCTTTTTTCGACGCACCACCGCCTGGCTACGACCGCATGGATGTGCGGCCAGTCTGACGAGGCAATTGGTCACATGACAGAGGCCCTTGCAATCGTAAAGGTGCTCGCGATCGAAGAGGCGGTTATGGCGGACCGGCTTTGGGAGTATGCACGCGGAGTCTTGGATGCAAAGCCGCCGGAGTTTGCCGACCCTATGCTCGCCCTGCAATACGCCGAGCGGGCCGCCGCCCTGTCTGAGCGACCGGGGCCTGAGAAGCTTGAGCTTCTCGCTCGGGTACGAGAGACCGTTTTGGAACAGACAGCGCAAGGGGCAGTCGAGTCGCGGGAGTGACGCCTAGCGTTGGGTTTTGCGAGAAAGATTTGTTTCGCTGAGCGCTCTTTGGATATTGGAGACCGTTACCGAAATGCGTCTGACGACTTCAGACAGCTCAATCTTCCCGATCACGCGGACGAGTCTCATCGTTCGGCTTGGTTCCGTTACGAGGAAGGCCCGCGAGCAGGCGTGGGGGGAGTTTTTCGGCATTTACTCGCCCATCATTTACCGCATGGCGAAGCATTCGGGGCTGAGTGAACCAGACGCCGAAGAGGTCGTGGCCACGATCATGCGTAACTTCGCAAGCTCCGTTCGGGGCGGTTTCACGCCGGAGACTCGATTTCGCCATTATCTGCGAAGCATCACCAATCGGCAGATTCGCCGAGAGAAACAGCGCTGCCGCCGTGAACTGGCGCTCGGCGATTTGTCGATATCACCCGCCGCGACCGACGAGTCCGCGGGACCGGATCGCCAATGGGAGCGGCTGGAGCAAGAAGAGCGATGGCGCGCCTGTCTTGAGCGGGTCAAGACATCGCCTGCCATCCGCCCGCGCGATTGGTCTGCGTTCGAAGCGTGGGTGATTTTCGGTGAGCCAGCGAAGGCCGTCGCCAAGAGATACGGCGTCACGCCGAACCGGCTTCACGGGATCAAGCACAAAATCATTAATGAGCTTCGGCGTCTAAAACTGAAGCTCGACGTTGAACTGGGGGAGGTGTAGCCATGTTCCGCTCTGGTTGTCCGACGGCGGACAAGCTTGAAGTGTTCGCGAAGCGGCCGGAAAATGGACGCATGGAAGAACACGTACAAAGCTGCCCGATTTGTCACAAAATCATAGAGGACTTACGTGAGGAGGCGGCGCTCGTAGATGAATTGCAACGAGCAATCTGCGACGAGTTGGCGCCGAACATCCGTCGCCGTCTCAGTGACCTATCCCGTGAAGCCGTATTCAATTGGGACCAGGATGGTGAGTGTCGGGCGTACCCAGCCGAAGATGGCGAACCACGAAAGGACTAAGAGCCAAATGGTTCGGCCTCCAACATCCTTTTAAGGGGACGCTGGAGGCCGCTCGGCAACTCGTTGCCGGTACCGCCAGAGAGCTTACCCGACGCGTGCCATGATGTCAGCGGCCTTGGAGAGGTCCAATTCGGCGTAGATCTCGGTCACATCCGCCGAGCTATGCCCAAGGACGACTCGCGCGGCCTCCAGTCCGAATTGCTTTCGCAGATGCGTTGCGGCGTTGTGTCGTAGCTGATTCGGCGACCAGCGATGCTCACGGCGCCATTGGCGTTGTTGCTTTTCGTTGAGATGATCCGGCGGAGGAAAGGCCTCATCGCAGGCTCGACGAATTGCCCATGCATAGCCTCGGCGGTCATAGCGATCACCTGGCGCGCGACGAGGATATCTCTTGCGCCTTCTCGCTCGCTGACTCGGCGACAATGGAGTCTTGCGGTCTGCTCGGCGTTGACGGTGAATGAGAACCATCGCTTCATGGGGGCTAAAGAGCCATGCTGAGCCATCTGGTTTCAGGAATGGTCGGATAACGCTCTGTGCCTTAGGCCCTAGATAAATGACTCGTTGCCGACCGTGGTGCTGGGTCTTATGCGTCGCCGGCCAGTAAGTCCATGTCTGCCCCGACATGTCCAGATCCTCTGCCCTCATCTGCATGACCTCGCCTGGGCGCATCCCGGTGAGCAACTGTAATTGGATCATCGCCGCGACTTGAGGGGAAACGTGTTCAAGCACCGGCTGAATCATGTGATCTGGCACGGGTTTGACGGGAATGGCTTCGCGGACGTTGCATCGACCGAGCTTGAGCGGGGCAACGGCTTGGAGGCCGTGCAAGATGTGGGGTGGAACAAGTTCATTCTCGACTCCCCACTTGAATACGCGACGAATGCGATTGATTCGCGAGTTAATCGTGCCGCGACAGAGATTGGCGTCGATCATCGCTTGTCGCACGGCTTTCAGTGCGGATGGGCCAAAGTCCTCAACGCGGACCTTTCCGTAGAGCTGCGTGAGCGGCCGGAGCGATTCGCAAACGTTCTTGTATTCACCGGTCGGCTCGCAGTTTTTGACGTAATAGGTTTTTGCAAAATCGAGGTACCGGAGTATAAGCTCATCCACGCTACGGCCATGCAGATTGGCCGCTGTCGCGGGTGACGGGGAGACGACCTTGTTGTTGGAAAGCCATTCCGCGATGACGCGTTTGTAGCTTTCAAGGCTCTCGGGGGTTCCATGCTTGCCGAGATAAATGTCGCGGCCGTCAACGCGAACGGAGGCGAGTCCTGACGGTTTGTGGTGACGATACTTCGGAACGCGTGGTGAGGAACGAACAGACATGGCAGGCTCCTGAAGCACGCAGGGGGTAATTACCCCCTTTTTGGGCTTCCTGAGCCGCACTGCTCGACGCGAGCAGGTTCGCTAATGATCGATCGGCCAATGGATTATATCACAGCGGGCGATGGGATTCGAACCCACGACGTCCAGCTTGGGAAGCTGGCATTCTACCACTGAATTACGCCCGCGAAGGCTGTTTCAATCACGCCTGGCGACATTCGCTCGCGATGCCGTTCTTCGGAGCGACTCGTAACGAATCGGCCAAGCATCTCCGAACTGCCAAGTTGACGTGGATTCTATCCATAGGACCGCGCGAGTCCAAGTGCACGAATCAGGCCGCGCCAAACTTTTCGTCCGGCGCTCTAACCGACCCCATCGCGCCAAGCCACTCAAAAATCGCGCTCATTGACCTCACCGTGCCGAGCCGCTCACAAGTCGCGCCCATTGACCCCATCATGCGGAGCTGCACGCCAATCATGCAATGCGCGCGAATCGGTCAAGGCCGGGACTCGCGTTTCATTTCTTGTTCCGTTTCACCATTGCGTCGATCCAGATCGGCACATAAGGGGGCGTGCAGCCCTTTGAGACGGGCCAATCGCTGTACAGGCCGACCTTCTCGCCGATGGCCATGGCGCGCTTGCGGAGCTTGGGATGGTGAATGCCGATCTCCGCCAGCGTCGTGTTCATCGTCCATTGCACAAGGGGATCGGCCTTTGCCAATTCCAACTCAATCCGATCCAGCAATGCGTCAAGGTCCAGACCCTTGGGGTCCTTCACGACGCGGCCGGCAGTAAGGCCCCAGCCGAATCGCGCCGCCATGGGGTGATCGGTCGCCATCCACTTCTGG includes these proteins:
- the pknB_2 gene encoding Serine/threonine-protein kinase PknB, which codes for MDLAEIAAGPANASAEGGPNLPGYRLIEPLSTSGQGRVFRAIRLSDARKVAVKLIRSDRLADSQARARFQQEARTLAMLEHPSIVQVIEQGEIDDGQPWFATEYISGLPLNEYVNKLDGRAIDANGSRSPGPFPLHEVLALFVQVCDAVQAAHNVGVLHRDLKPSNILVDDEGQPHVLDFGLAKSPDVTDPALVTLTGQFLGSPAWCSPEQIEARPSAIDVRSDVYSLGVILYNLLTGEFPYPVDRPLAELFDAIRHAEPTRPSAHTAFIDDDLDTILLKAIAKEKERRYQSAGDLRDEAQHYLRGEPIRAKGDGWAYVTTKLLRRHPVLTGISAAVFILSLAYCTAMTVLCRRAVSAETQAKASAADARQKFRMAQQTAEAMLSQVDEVLKKTAGMGQVRQRLLAQLSSQFEVLTQEQSDDPVLQSDLAMAHTKLADVYQSIDEIQRAAVHAEAALTIRQRLVAAFPDDNDAHAAHSIAIVRVGDIVRENGEAKRGRKLYEHALRIDEALVAKRPENLNFLDNLSWSYARLAHLAVNRGDDAEAARLFKERSLIADRLVVAEPNSPARLMTLLDSYVQTSALEPSGDTLGGPFGLERARRAAELADRLMAIDPENLEYIRHYITSRTYLSTALTLKHQDDEADANAIEALDAARRMVRKEPNAVMPRVLLSNCLSPHCDRARRRRNWSLVSEIGREILESNQKLVEIKHGAVENRHHLFSTHHRLATTAWMCGQSDEAIGHMTEALAIVKVLAIEEAVMADRLWEYARGVLDAKPPEFADPMLALQYAERAAALSERPGPEKLELLARVRETVLEQTAQGAVESRE
- a CDS encoding site-specific tyrosine recombinase XerC translates to MSVRSSPRVPKYRHHKPSGLASVRVDGRDIYLGKHGTPESLESYKRVIAEWLSNNKVVSPSPATAANLHGRSVDELILRYLDFAKTYYVKNCEPTGEYKNVCESLRPLTQLYGKVRVEDFGPSALKAVRQAMIDANLCRGTINSRINRIRRVFKWGVENELVPPHILHGLQAVAPLKLGRCNVREAIPVKPVPDHMIQPVLEHVSPQVAAMIQLQLLTGMRPGEVMQMRAEDLDMSGQTWTYWPATHKTQHHGRQRVIYLGPKAQSVIRPFLKPDGSAWLFSPHEAMVLIHRQRRADRKTPLSPSQRARRRKRYPRRAPGDRYDRRGYAWAIRRACDEAFPPPDHLNEKQQRQWRREHRWSPNQLRHNAATHLRKQFGLEAARVVLGHSSADVTEIYAELDLSKAADIMARVG